TCCGCGGTGGACATTGCCTTGTTGTTGATGTGTTCAGTGGTGCTGAGGTCTCACCTCCACATCTCCCATTCAGCGGCAATTGTGAGAAAGAGTTTTACTTCAGCGGGATTCTGACAGCTCCCCTTACATCACCCAATTCACACCTCCTTGTCAGCACTGAATCCTCCCTGTTTGATTGGCCTGTTGGAAGCGACTCTTGGTCTGAACTCAAGCTTTCTGATGCGTGGATAGAACAGATTGTGGAATTCAATGGTCAGTTCATAGCCATGGATGATAGCTACAAGATCTACACATTGCAGCTGTCCCCCCAGCTTGGCCTGCAGGAGATATCAACCGAGTGGATCGACGACCTGAGGCCAAGCCCGTATATTGATCCATGGCTGGTTGCCTGTGGTGACATGCTTCTCATGGTTTTCTGTTTTACCACAATGTGTCCAGGCTGGTGGGTGCTGCAATGTATACCCCACCGCCTTGACACGTCGACAAACCCTGcaaaatgggtggaggtgacGCAGCTGGACAACTGGGCACTCTTTGTTGGGCGTGACGTGAGGAGCCAGCCATTTTCTTGCATGAGAGCCGAACAATGGGGAGGGAGGAGCAGGTGG
This is a stretch of genomic DNA from Brachypodium distachyon strain Bd21 chromosome 1, Brachypodium_distachyon_v3.0, whole genome shotgun sequence. It encodes these proteins:
- the LOC100838623 gene encoding uncharacterized protein LOC100838623, which codes for MQSPSKLFLASVSTQPAVFGPQGWADLPDGPLHSILGLSGSFRDLLAFAATCRSWRAAFSSYPTKSTFCAKFPPLLVQLNTHVEDPGLPSNIGRHKLRTCKVIDPINQNIGLRCQIPQKIYEKMHFAGSSYGQLICFRGGHCLVVDVFSGAEVSPPHLPFSGNCEKEFYFSGILTAPLTSPNSHLLVSTESSLFDWPVGSDSWSELKLSDAWIEQIVEFNGQFIAMDDSYKIYTLQLSPQLGLQEISTEWIDDLRPSPYIDPWLVACGDMLLMVFCFTTMCPGWWVLQCIPHRLDTSTNPAKWVEVTQLDNWALFVGRDVRSQPFSCMRAEQWGGRSRWLYYAARHSFTVHGVGLERDPSAGPKSVYKRSRSRKMRPLWVYPSMFYSDVQ